Proteins co-encoded in one Pocillopora verrucosa isolate sample1 chromosome 1, ASM3666991v2, whole genome shotgun sequence genomic window:
- the LOC131768454 gene encoding substance-P receptor-like has product MNNTRNVASNIPRNLSGDSCKTEMEGVAEKTVFTVGYTVVILVSLVGNTLLISTVKRNNRLHTITYRLIINLAAADILVTFCNMPGRLARHITGRYHWFDGIPGIIVCKAASFISDSTVSCSILTLTAIAFERFCLVTFPLRKIVTIKIAKFMVVAIWLASFLSVSPLLYAMSVREINGVIYCYEDWSPLFHQETAAKVYTVIMFVFLYALPLLIICVFYSCVVYKVWIRPVPMACRSNRAVELDARKNVLKMLIIVVVVFTLCWLPLHIAFFLYFFQVHEYLCGIPQGGFSIGSVGLFLSHATSAINPCLYVAFNKDIRKGFRNILLSCWYTCVRCCRK; this is encoded by the coding sequence ATGAACAATACTAGAAATGTCGCCAGTAATATCCCAAGAAACTTGTCCGGAGATTCGTGTAAAACCGAGATGGAAGGGGTGGCGGAGAAAACGGTCTTTACCGTTGGCTATACAGTGGTCATCTTGGTGTCTCTTGTGGGCAACACTCTGCTTATCAGCACGGTGAAAAGGAACAATCGACTCCATACTATTACTTATCGCCTGATCATAAACTTGGCCGCCGCGGATATACTAGTGACCTTTTGCAACATGCCGGGAAGATTAGCCAGGCATATAACAGGACGGTATCACTGGTTTGACGGTATACCGGGAATTATCGTCTGCAAGGCTGCAAGTTTTATCTCTGATTCAACGGTCTCCTGTTCCATTTTAACACTGACGGCCATCGCATTCGAGCGTTTTTGTCTTGTTACATTTCCTCTCAGGAAGATTGTGACCATCAAGATCGCGAAGTTCATGGTTGTTGCTATCTGGTTGGCGTCCTTCCTCTCTGTATCTCCGCTTCTGTACGCCATGAGCGTCAGGGAAATAAATGGAGTTATCTACTGTTACGAAGATTGGTCGCCTTTGTTTCACCAGGAAACAGCTGCAAAGGTGTACACAGTAATTATGTTTGTGTTCCTCTACGCTTTACCTCTGCTGATCATCTGTGTTTTCTACTCTTGCGTTGTTTATAAAGTATGGATCCGGCCGGTACCAATGGCCTGTCGCTCAAACAGAGCCGTAGAGTTAGACGCACGGAAAAATGTCCTCAAAATGCTTATTATTGTGGTTGTGGTCTTCACATTGTGTTGGCTTCCTTTACACAttgcattttttctttacttttttcaaGTGCATGAATATCTCTGCGGAATTCCCCAAGGAGGATTTAGCATCGGGTCTGTTGGGCTCTTCCTCAGCCACGCAACATCTGCAATCAACCCGTGTTTGTACGTGGCATTCAACAAGGATATTCGGAAGGGATTTCGAAACATATTGCTGTCATGTTGGTACACCTGTGTTAGGTGTTGCCGTAAATAA
- the LOC131768447 gene encoding beta-1 adrenergic receptor-like, giving the protein MKPISCLEKKLYDMNTTSKQNSTLDDNCSGALKNAEIVILSAMNSVLALISVVGNALILAAIYRVQSQRTPSNAFVASMGVADFSVGLFMNPLWVAKSVLNIWKSDNHLSTAIEVLTMQTIVATTFSLCAVSVDRYIAVTKMRYIEIMSWKCIRIIILLIWTFSILFACFRFLITDPLQLPKLWLAATVITVVAPLTLISICYYHIFKAARFQIRKISASEETRISVDQALMQLKHRKAALTIGIVVGVFTICWTPSLVISLVQFFTVNNCQKLMINGYWFWGALAEFSNSALNPFIYCMRSRDFRKAVKKVIGDCVY; this is encoded by the coding sequence ATGAAACCAATTTCTTGTTTAGAGAAAAAGCTATATGATATGAACACGACAAGCAAGCAAAATTCTACTTTGGATGACAACTGCTCTGGTGCACTAAAAAATGCTGAAATCGTAATTTTGTCAGCGATGAACAGTGTGTTGGCGCTTATCTCCGTTGTTGGAAATGCACTCATTTTGGCAGCCATTTACAGAGTTCAAAGCCAGAGGACCCCTTCAAATGCGTTCGTTGCTTCTATGGGAGTCGCAGACTTCTCCGTAGGTCTGTTTATGAACCCGCTCTGGGTTGCAAAGAGTGTCTTGAACATCTGGAAAAGTGACAACCATCTTTCGACAGCCATTGAAGTTCTGACGATGCAGACAATTGTAGCCACTACCTTCAGCTTATGCGCAGTGAGCGTGGATCGCTATATAGCAGTGACTAAAATGCGTTATATCGAGATTATGAGTTGGAAATGCATCCGAATCATAATCCTTCTCATCTGGACCTTTTCCATACTGTTTGCGTGTTTCCGTTTCCTTATTACAGATCCCCTTCAGCTACCAAAGCTGTGGCTGGCCGCTACAGTAATCACTGTCGTAGCGCCTTTAACACTCATCTCCATCTGTTATTATCATATCTTTAAAGCAGCTCGCTttcaaattagaaaaatttcagCCTCTGAAGAAACTAGGATTAGTGTCGATCAAGCTCTCATGCAGCTTAAGCACCGTAAGGCAGCTTTAACAATAGGAAttgttgttggtgttttcaCAATTTGTTGGACCCCAAGTTTGGTGATCTCTCTCGTTCAGTTCTTTACTGTTAATAATTGCCAGAAGCTTATGATAAATGGCTACTGGTTTTGGGGAGCGCTGGCAGAGTTTAGCAACTCGGCTCTTAATCCTTTCATATATTGCATGAGAAGCAGAGACTTCAGGAAGGCTGTAAAGAAGGTGATTGGTGATTGTGTCTACTAA